A single genomic interval of Porphyromonas sp. oral taxon 275 harbors:
- the dnaA gene encoding chromosomal replication initiator protein DnaA: MTTTYSPQPAPQVAPSPSAEELWQQSLQLLTQRLDAQTIQQWFQPLRCGGFGTGSDAQGTFRIFYLYAPDRTFCQSLTTHYAQPLLAVLREVMGADIEPVLDVEPQPEGTAGLGTTQPAAPQLSPKMQTYSSALSAALRFETFFESACNREALRIAEATAARPGQEGLNFLFIYGPSGVGKTHLCQAIGQRAMELHSSMRVCYVACSKFQMQYMRDSLNGPGRGRFIDFYQQMDILIIDDIQGLIGKEKTQQAFFDIFNHLTLLGKQIIVTSDVPPIDLQGMETRILTRMQSAMMLHIDRPDLELRRKILMSRVAESGVQLGEECMEFIAENMKSNIREIEGAARTLITRARYSDRPVDLATTREVVGSSVNIQRLELTPSRILDCVCRVYAIEAAQLKVSSRKAELALPRQVVMYLVKKHTDSSYKAIAKLLNRKDHTTIMHGVKSIEGRLEIEAELRERVRQIEAELLGQ; this comes from the coding sequence GTGACAACGACCTATAGCCCGCAGCCTGCCCCGCAGGTCGCCCCTAGCCCCTCGGCTGAGGAGCTCTGGCAGCAGAGCCTTCAGCTCCTCACTCAGCGCCTTGATGCGCAGACCATACAGCAGTGGTTCCAGCCGCTGCGTTGTGGGGGCTTCGGTACCGGGAGTGACGCGCAGGGTACCTTCCGCATCTTCTACCTCTACGCCCCCGATCGCACCTTCTGCCAGAGCCTGACGACGCACTACGCGCAGCCTCTGCTGGCGGTGCTGCGTGAGGTGATGGGCGCCGACATCGAGCCCGTGCTGGATGTCGAGCCGCAGCCCGAGGGGACTGCGGGGCTGGGGACGACGCAGCCTGCGGCGCCGCAGCTCTCGCCCAAGATGCAGACCTACTCCTCTGCGCTGAGTGCTGCGCTGCGCTTCGAGACCTTCTTCGAGAGCGCATGCAACCGCGAGGCACTGCGCATCGCCGAGGCTACGGCGGCACGTCCTGGGCAGGAGGGCTTGAACTTCCTCTTTATCTACGGGCCCAGCGGGGTGGGGAAGACGCACCTATGCCAAGCCATAGGGCAGCGTGCCATGGAGCTGCACAGCTCGATGCGCGTGTGCTATGTGGCCTGCTCCAAGTTCCAGATGCAGTACATGCGCGACAGCCTCAACGGCCCTGGCCGCGGGCGCTTCATCGACTTCTACCAGCAGATGGACATCCTCATCATCGACGATATCCAGGGGCTCATCGGTAAGGAGAAGACGCAGCAGGCCTTCTTCGACATCTTCAATCACCTGACGCTGCTGGGCAAGCAGATCATCGTCACCTCCGACGTCCCCCCTATCGATCTGCAGGGTATGGAGACGCGTATCCTGACGCGCATGCAGAGTGCGATGATGCTCCACATTGACCGCCCTGACCTCGAGCTCCGACGCAAGATCCTCATGAGCCGCGTCGCGGAGAGCGGCGTACAGCTCGGCGAGGAGTGCATGGAGTTCATCGCCGAGAACATGAAGAGCAATATCCGCGAGATCGAGGGCGCCGCACGCACGCTCATCACGCGGGCACGCTACTCCGATCGCCCTGTGGATCTAGCGACGACACGCGAGGTCGTCGGCAGCTCGGTCAATATCCAGCGGCTCGAGCTCACCCCCTCGCGCATCCTCGACTGCGTCTGCCGCGTCTACGCGATCGAGGCCGCGCAGCTCAAGGTCTCCTCGCGCAAGGCCGAGCTGGCCCTGCCCCGCCAGGTCGTCATGTACCTGGTGAAGAAGCATACCGACAGCTCCTACAAGGCTATCGCCAAGCTCCTCAACCGTAAGGATCACACGACGATCATGCACGGCGTCAAGAGCATCGAGGGCCGCCTCGAGATCGAGGCCGAGCTCCGCGAGCGCGTCCGTCAGATCGAGGCCGAGCTCCTCGGCCAGTAG
- the rplQ gene encoding 50S ribosomal protein L17 produces the protein MRHNKKFNHLGRKKAHREAMLSNMAASLILHKRIFTTVAKAKALRVYVEPLITRAKEDSTHSRRVVFAELQNKFAVKELFSTVAEKVADRPGGYTRILKTGHRLGDNAAVCFIELVDFNENMLGAKAEQKAAKTTRRSRRSSKPAAEAAAPAAESAE, from the coding sequence ATGAGACATAATAAGAAATTCAATCATCTCGGTCGTAAGAAGGCGCACCGCGAGGCCATGCTGTCCAATATGGCTGCATCGCTCATCCTGCACAAGCGCATCTTCACCACCGTCGCTAAGGCTAAGGCACTCCGTGTCTACGTCGAGCCCCTGATCACGCGTGCTAAGGAAGACTCTACGCACAGCCGTCGCGTAGTCTTCGCCGAGCTGCAGAACAAGTTCGCTGTCAAGGAGCTCTTCAGCACCGTCGCTGAGAAGGTCGCTGACCGCCCTGGTGGCTACACCCGCATCCTCAAGACGGGGCACCGTCTCGGTGACAATGCGGCTGTCTGCTTCATCGAGCTCGTAGACTTCAACGAGAACATGCTCGGTGCTAAGGCCGAGCAGAAGGCTGCTAAGACTACGCGCCGCTCGCGCCGCAGCTCCAAGCCTGCTGCCGAAGCTGCTGCTCCTGCTGCAGAGAGCGCAGAGTAA
- a CDS encoding DNA-directed RNA polymerase subunit alpha: MAILAFQKPENVLMMDASDSFARFEFRPLEPGYATTVGNALRRILLSSLEGYAISTVKIEGVNHEFATIPGVLEDVTNIILNLKQVRFRPLTEDATEETVRLTISGKDKFLAGELNGKLSSFAVLNPELVICHIDEAYTLTIELSINKGRGYIPADEKAVETAKDNELQTIAIDSIYTPIRNVKYAVENFRVEQKTDYEKLVLEVTTDGSIHPLQALKDAAAILIEHFSLFTLAPVEVEESSEELAAEVAEVEDTEEINRVTDLLKKELSELDLSVRALNCLRAGNVVTLADLVALEEEDLKKIRNFGSKSMEELKDLIERLQLSFGMDVSKYNLDND; this comes from the coding sequence ATGGCAATATTAGCATTTCAGAAGCCCGAAAACGTCCTCATGATGGACGCGTCGGACTCATTCGCTCGGTTTGAGTTCCGTCCCCTAGAGCCAGGCTATGCCACCACCGTCGGCAATGCTCTGCGCCGTATACTCCTTTCTTCACTCGAGGGCTATGCCATCTCGACGGTCAAGATCGAAGGTGTCAATCATGAATTTGCTACTATTCCGGGTGTCTTGGAGGATGTAACTAACATCATTCTCAACCTTAAGCAGGTACGCTTCCGTCCGCTCACTGAGGATGCTACCGAGGAGACGGTCCGTCTGACGATCTCTGGCAAGGATAAGTTCCTGGCCGGGGAGCTCAACGGCAAGCTCTCTTCCTTCGCGGTCCTCAATCCCGAGCTCGTCATCTGCCATATCGATGAGGCCTACACGCTCACCATCGAGCTCTCCATCAATAAGGGACGTGGATACATCCCCGCTGATGAGAAGGCAGTCGAGACGGCTAAGGACAATGAGCTGCAGACGATAGCGATTGACTCTATCTACACGCCTATCCGCAACGTCAAGTATGCGGTGGAGAACTTCCGTGTCGAGCAGAAGACCGACTACGAGAAGCTCGTCCTGGAGGTCACCACCGACGGGAGCATCCATCCGCTGCAGGCGCTCAAGGATGCGGCAGCTATCCTCATCGAGCACTTCAGCCTCTTCACCCTCGCTCCTGTCGAGGTCGAGGAGAGCAGCGAGGAGCTCGCCGCTGAGGTAGCTGAGGTAGAGGACACGGAGGAGATCAACCGTGTCACTGACCTGCTCAAGAAGGAGCTCAGCGAGCTCGACCTCTCCGTCCGCGCCCTCAACTGCCTGCGTGCCGGCAATGTCGTCACCCTGGCAGACCTCGTGGCCCTCGAGGAAGAGGATCTCAAGAAGATCCGCAACTTCGGGAGCAAGTCGATGGAGGAGCTCAAGGACCTCATCGAGCGTCTGCAGCTTAGCTTCGGGATGGATGTTAGCAAGTACAATTTAGATAATGACTAA
- the rpsD gene encoding 30S ribosomal protein S4, giving the protein MARYTGPKSKIARKLGAPIFGADKVLTKKNYPPGQHGNNRRRKTSEYGIQLKEKQKAKYTYGVLERQFRNLFEKAQRTKGVTGEVLLQLLESRLDNVVYRLGIAKTRAAARQLVSHRHITVDGQVVNIPSYTLKPGQVVGVREKAKSLEVITDSLAGRSHTAYSWLEWNSASLSGTFLHAPERADIPEEIKEQLIVELYSK; this is encoded by the coding sequence ATGGCAAGATATACAGGTCCCAAATCCAAGATCGCCCGTAAGCTCGGCGCTCCTATCTTCGGAGCAGATAAGGTTCTGACCAAGAAGAACTACCCTCCTGGCCAGCACGGGAACAACCGCCGTCGTAAGACGAGTGAATACGGCATCCAGCTCAAGGAGAAGCAGAAGGCCAAGTACACCTACGGCGTACTCGAGCGTCAGTTCCGCAACCTCTTCGAGAAGGCTCAGCGCACCAAGGGTGTGACGGGTGAAGTCCTCCTGCAGCTCCTCGAGAGCCGCCTGGACAACGTCGTCTACCGCCTCGGTATCGCTAAGACCCGCGCCGCAGCTCGTCAGCTCGTCTCGCACCGCCACATCACTGTCGATGGGCAGGTCGTCAATATCCCCTCCTACACCCTCAAGCCTGGTCAGGTCGTCGGTGTACGTGAGAAGGCTAAGAGCCTAGAGGTAATTACCGACTCCCTCGCTGGTCGTAGCCACACGGCTTACAGCTGGCTCGAGTGGAACAGTGCTTCCCTCTCCGGTACCTTCCTCCACGCCCCCGAGCGTGCGGATATCCCCGAGGAGATCAAGGAGCAGCTGATCGTCGAACTATACTCTAAGTAA
- the rpsK gene encoding 30S ribosomal protein S11 — protein sequence MAKKVVAKKKVVKVDAVGQAHIHSSFNNIIITLTNNEGQTISASSAGKMGFRSSKKNTPYAAQMAAEDCAKVAYDLGLRKVKVLVKGPGNGRESAIRTLAAKGIEVTEIIDVTPMPHNGCRPPKRRRV from the coding sequence ATGGCAAAGAAAGTAGTAGCAAAGAAGAAGGTCGTCAAGGTCGACGCCGTGGGCCAGGCTCACATCCACTCTTCTTTCAATAACATCATCATCACCCTGACCAACAACGAAGGGCAGACGATCAGCGCCTCTTCCGCTGGTAAGATGGGCTTCCGCAGCTCCAAGAAGAATACCCCCTATGCAGCTCAGATGGCTGCTGAGGACTGCGCTAAGGTCGCCTACGACCTCGGCCTGCGTAAGGTCAAGGTGCTGGTAAAGGGTCCCGGTAACGGCCGTGAGTCCGCTATCCGTACGCTAGCTGCCAAGGGCATCGAGGTCACCGAGATCATCGACGTGACGCCCATGCCCCACAACGGTTGCCGTCCTCCTAAGCGTCGTCGCGTCTAA
- the rpsM gene encoding 30S ribosomal protein S13, giving the protein MAIRIVGVDLPQNKRGEIALTYIFGIGRSSSIKILDKAGVDRNIKVKDWTDDQAAAIREVIGAEYKVEGDLRSEVQLNIKRLMDIGCYRGVRHRIGLPLRGQSTKNNARTRKGKKKTVANKKKASK; this is encoded by the coding sequence ATGGCTATCAGAATTGTTGGCGTAGACTTGCCACAAAACAAACGAGGAGAAATTGCCTTGACTTACATCTTCGGGATCGGGCGCAGCAGCTCCATCAAGATCCTCGATAAGGCTGGGGTCGATCGCAATATCAAGGTCAAGGACTGGACCGACGACCAGGCTGCCGCTATCCGTGAGGTCATCGGCGCTGAGTACAAGGTCGAGGGGGATCTTCGCTCCGAAGTCCAGCTCAACATCAAGCGACTGATGGACATCGGTTGCTACCGTGGTGTCCGTCACCGTATCGGTCTGCCCCTGCGTGGTCAGAGCACTAAGAACAATGCTCGTACGCGTAAGGGTAAGAAGAAGACCGTCGCTAATAAGAAGAAGGCTAGTAAGTAA
- the ykgO gene encoding type B 50S ribosomal protein L36: MKVRASLKKRTAECKIVRRKGRLYVINKKNPKFKQRQG; the protein is encoded by the coding sequence ATGAAAGTAAGAGCATCACTCAAGAAGCGCACCGCCGAATGCAAGATCGTTCGCCGCAAGGGGCGTCTGTACGTAATCAACAAGAAGAACCCCAAGTTCAAGCAACGTCAGGGTTAG
- the infA gene encoding translation initiation factor IF-1: protein MPKQAAIELDGVILEALSNAMFKVELENGHVITAHISGKMRMHYIKILPGDKVKVEMSPYDLSKGRISFRYK from the coding sequence ATGCCGAAGCAAGCAGCTATAGAACTAGACGGGGTCATCCTAGAGGCGCTCTCGAACGCTATGTTCAAGGTCGAGCTCGAGAATGGCCACGTCATCACCGCCCATATCTCTGGGAAGATGCGTATGCACTACATCAAGATCCTCCCAGGGGACAAGGTCAAGGTGGAGATGTCCCCCTACGACCTGTCGAAGGGGCGTATATCATTCAGATATAAATAA
- the map gene encoding type I methionyl aminopeptidase, producing MIYLKTDEEIELMRAANLLVGRTLAEVAKIIAPGVSTLDLDKRAEEFIRDNGATPAFLGYNGFPGSLCTSVNDHVVHGIPSAKMILKEGDIVSVDCGTKLAGFTGDSAYTFAVGEIAPEVLALLRTTKESLYIGIEQAVAGKRVGDIGHAVQQYCEHRGYHIVRELEGHGIGKNMHEEPGVPNFGRRGTGPELRSGMCICIEPMVNMGSKNVTFDRNDGWTVRTKTGKPSAHFEHCVAIRNGRADILSSFDFIKDVLGDREF from the coding sequence ATGATCTACCTAAAGACAGACGAAGAAATAGAACTCATGCGTGCGGCGAACCTCCTCGTGGGGCGCACGCTGGCCGAGGTCGCTAAGATCATAGCTCCTGGGGTCTCGACCCTGGATCTGGACAAGCGCGCCGAGGAGTTCATCCGTGACAACGGTGCTACTCCCGCCTTCCTCGGCTATAATGGCTTCCCGGGTAGCCTCTGCACCTCGGTCAATGACCATGTGGTGCACGGCATCCCTTCAGCGAAGATGATCCTCAAGGAGGGAGACATCGTCTCCGTCGACTGTGGGACCAAGCTCGCTGGCTTCACAGGCGACTCCGCCTACACCTTCGCCGTCGGTGAGATCGCTCCCGAGGTGCTTGCGCTGCTGCGCACCACCAAGGAGTCTCTCTACATCGGCATCGAGCAGGCTGTAGCTGGTAAGCGTGTGGGAGATATCGGCCACGCGGTACAGCAGTACTGCGAGCATCGCGGCTACCACATCGTCCGCGAGCTCGAGGGGCATGGTATCGGGAAGAATATGCATGAGGAGCCAGGTGTCCCCAACTTCGGACGCCGCGGCACTGGGCCTGAGTTGCGCTCGGGAATGTGCATCTGCATCGAGCCTATGGTCAACATGGGCTCCAAGAATGTCACCTTCGACCGCAACGACGGCTGGACGGTGCGCACCAAGACTGGTAAGCCCAGCGCTCACTTCGAGCACTGTGTCGCCATCCGCAACGGCCGCGCCGACATCCTCTCTTCGTTTGACTTTATCAAGGACGTCTTGGGCGACCGCGAGTTTTAA
- the secY gene encoding preprotein translocase subunit SecY, with protein MRLIETLKNIWKVEELRQRILTTLFFVLIYRLGSYIVIPGIDPNHLTALQSQTREGLMALLDMFSGGAFSNASIFALGIMPYISASIVMQLAAIVVPSIQKLQQEGESGRRKIDQWTRYLTVLLLILQGSVYLVNLGKQLQASGGMLPSGLWFDIYAIVVMAAGSMFVLWLGERITDKGLGNGVSLIIMVGIIARLPAAVLTEWGVRTSLHSGGIVWFLLEIVFLLAVMAGAILLVQGTRRVPVQYAKRVVGNKQYGGARQYIPLKVNAANVMPIIFAQTIMMLPISLISFAQGDSPSAFVRAFSDNTGVWYNAVFAILILLFTYFYTAITINPTQMANDLKRNNGFIPGIKPGKATKDYLDTIMDRITLPGAFFLAIVAIMPAFARILGISGEFAQFFGGTSLLILVGVVLDTLQQIESHLLMRHYDGLLKSGRIKGRTGSVAAY; from the coding sequence ATGCGCTTAATCGAGACACTGAAGAACATATGGAAGGTTGAGGAACTGCGTCAGCGGATCCTCACCACCTTGTTTTTCGTCCTGATCTATCGCCTGGGGTCGTACATCGTCATCCCAGGGATTGATCCGAACCACCTGACAGCTCTCCAGTCTCAGACCCGCGAGGGGCTGATGGCGCTGCTGGACATGTTCTCCGGGGGGGCCTTCTCCAACGCATCAATCTTTGCGCTGGGGATCATGCCTTATATCTCGGCTTCGATCGTGATGCAGCTCGCAGCTATCGTTGTGCCTTCGATTCAGAAGCTACAGCAGGAGGGTGAGAGTGGTCGCCGCAAGATCGACCAGTGGACACGCTACCTAACGGTGCTCCTGCTGATCCTCCAGGGCTCAGTCTACCTAGTGAACCTAGGCAAACAGCTGCAGGCTTCTGGGGGTATGCTGCCTAGCGGGCTGTGGTTCGACATCTATGCGATCGTCGTCATGGCGGCCGGTAGTATGTTCGTCCTCTGGCTGGGTGAGCGCATCACGGATAAGGGCCTCGGTAACGGGGTATCCCTGATCATCATGGTCGGGATCATCGCCCGCCTCCCAGCCGCTGTGCTGACGGAGTGGGGCGTACGTACCTCCCTCCACTCTGGGGGGATCGTGTGGTTCCTCCTCGAGATCGTCTTCCTCCTCGCGGTGATGGCTGGTGCTATCCTGCTGGTGCAGGGGACGCGTCGTGTGCCTGTCCAGTACGCCAAGCGCGTGGTGGGCAATAAGCAGTATGGTGGTGCCCGTCAGTACATCCCTCTGAAGGTCAATGCCGCCAACGTCATGCCGATCATCTTCGCGCAGACGATCATGATGCTCCCGATCTCGCTGATCTCCTTCGCTCAGGGCGACAGCCCCAGCGCCTTCGTCCGTGCATTCTCGGATAATACTGGCGTATGGTACAATGCCGTCTTCGCGATCCTGATCCTGCTCTTTACCTACTTCTACACCGCGATCACGATCAACCCCACGCAGATGGCCAACGACCTGAAGCGTAACAATGGGTTCATCCCCGGGATCAAGCCAGGTAAGGCAACCAAGGACTATCTCGATACGATCATGGATAGAATCACCCTGCCTGGGGCCTTCTTCCTGGCGATCGTGGCTATCATGCCCGCCTTCGCTCGTATCCTAGGTATCTCAGGAGAGTTCGCACAGTTCTTCGGCGGTACCTCGCTCTTGATCTTGGTCGGTGTCGTCCTGGATACGCTCCAGCAGATCGAAAGCCATCTCTTGATGCGTCACTATGACGGTCTGCTCAAGAGCGGCCGTATCAAGGGGCGTACAGGCTCTGTAGCTGCCTACTAA
- the rplO gene encoding 50S ribosomal protein L15 — MDLSSLKPAAGSVKTRKRIGRGPGSGLGGTSTRGHKGAKSRSGYSKKLGFEGGQMPIQRRLPKFGFKNINRVEYAPVNLATLQALAEAKGLSRISKTELVEAGLVGKNDLVKILGNGTLSVKLEVEANAFSKSAEAAIIAQGGSAVKL; from the coding sequence ATGGATTTGTCAAGTTTGAAGCCCGCCGCGGGCTCTGTAAAGACGCGTAAGCGCATCGGTCGTGGTCCAGGTTCTGGTCTCGGGGGTACCTCTACGCGTGGTCATAAGGGTGCTAAGAGCCGCTCGGGCTACTCCAAGAAGCTCGGCTTCGAGGGTGGTCAGATGCCTATCCAGCGTCGTCTGCCTAAGTTCGGCTTCAAGAACATCAACCGTGTAGAGTACGCGCCCGTCAACCTCGCTACGCTGCAGGCGCTGGCCGAAGCTAAGGGGCTGAGCCGTATCTCCAAGACCGAGCTCGTAGAGGCTGGTCTCGTCGGCAAGAACGACCTCGTGAAGATCCTTGGTAACGGCACGCTCAGCGTCAAGCTCGAGGTAGAGGCCAACGCCTTCTCCAAGTCAGCTGAGGCTGCTATCATCGCACAGGGAGGTAGCGCTGTAAAACTCTAG
- the rpmD gene encoding 50S ribosomal protein L30 yields the protein MAQIKIQQVRSKIKSPKDQKLTLQALGLKKLNQIVEHNDTPQIRGMVEKVKHLVRIVE from the coding sequence ATGGCACAGATAAAGATCCAGCAAGTACGCAGCAAGATCAAGAGCCCCAAGGACCAGAAGCTCACGCTCCAGGCCCTCGGCCTCAAGAAGCTCAACCAGATCGTTGAGCACAACGACACGCCACAGATCCGTGGTATGGTCGAGAAGGTAAAGCACCTCGTCCGCATCGTAGAGTAA